A region from the Dinoroseobacter shibae DFL 12 = DSM 16493 genome encodes:
- a CDS encoding cytochrome c1, whose product MIKQLAIAATALSLSGGGALAAGSVGEITDYAFPFEGPFGSYDTQQLQRGLQVYTEVCAACHGLRYVAFRNLSDEGGPMLPEDQMRAYAEFYEVYDAELDDFRPAKPTDHFPESALENAPDLSMMAKARAGFHGPYGTGLSQLFNGMGGAEYIASLLTKYNGSEKEEAGTVLYGNDAWGGYFAMAQPLWGDDVEYADGTEATIEQQAVDVAAFLMWTAEPKLNARKEAGFTAVAFLIVLSVLLYLTNKRLWAPIKRKEKSQPAE is encoded by the coding sequence ATGATCAAACAACTCGCAATCGCCGCCACGGCCCTTTCCCTGTCCGGGGGAGGTGCCTTGGCCGCGGGGTCGGTCGGCGAGATCACCGATTATGCCTTCCCGTTCGAAGGCCCCTTCGGCAGCTATGATACGCAACAGCTCCAGCGCGGCCTGCAGGTCTATACCGAGGTCTGCGCCGCGTGCCATGGCCTGCGCTACGTGGCCTTCCGCAACTTGTCCGACGAGGGCGGTCCGATGCTGCCCGAGGACCAGATGCGGGCTTATGCGGAGTTCTACGAGGTCTATGACGCGGAACTCGACGATTTCCGCCCGGCAAAGCCAACGGACCACTTCCCGGAATCTGCGCTGGAGAACGCCCCTGACCTCAGCATGATGGCGAAGGCGCGGGCAGGCTTTCACGGGCCCTACGGCACCGGTCTGAGCCAGCTTTTCAACGGCATGGGCGGGGCGGAGTATATCGCGTCCCTGCTGACCAAGTATAACGGGTCGGAGAAGGAAGAAGCGGGCACCGTCCTCTATGGCAACGACGCGTGGGGCGGCTATTTCGCCATGGCGCAGCCGCTCTGGGGCGATGATGTGGAATACGCGGACGGCACCGAGGCCACCATCGAACAACAAGCGGTGGATGTGGCGGCCTTCCTGATGTGGACAGCCGAGCCCAAGCTGAACGCACGCAAGGAGGCGGGCTTCACCGCCGTGGCCTTCCTGATCGTGTTGTCGGTGCTTTTGTACCTGACCAACAAGCGCCTCTGGGCGCCGATCAAGCGCAAGGAAAAGAGCCAACCCGCGGAATAA
- the petB gene encoding cytochrome b, which yields MSGIPHDHYEPKTGGEKWIHSRLPIVGLIYDTIMIPTPKNLNWMWIWGIVLMFCLILQIVTGIVLVMHYVPHVDMAFASVEHIMRNVNGGHMLRYLHMNGASLFFVAVYLHIFRNLYYGSYKAPREITWIIGMLIYLLMMATAFMGYVLPWGQMSFWGATVITGLFGAIPFVGDALQTWLLGGPAVDNATLTRFFSLHYLLPFVILGLSIVHVWAFHTTGNNNPTGVEVRRTSKEEAERDTLPFWPYFVIKDLFALAVIMVVFFAVVGFMPNYLGHPDNYIEANPLVTPSHIVPEWYFLPFYAILRAFTPDVWVVMFASWITGGIIDAAFFGVLAMFGAIAVMALAPWLDTSSVRSGRYRPMFKWWFWLFIVNFVVLTWVGAMPAEGIYPIIALIGSAYWFAYFLVILPLLGVIEKPTAPPATIEDDFKAHYGKADSADGSAAAPTPAE from the coding sequence ATGTCTGGCATCCCGCACGACCATTACGAGCCGAAGACCGGTGGCGAGAAGTGGATTCACTCTCGCCTGCCGATCGTCGGCCTCATCTACGACACGATCATGATCCCCACACCCAAGAACCTGAACTGGATGTGGATCTGGGGCATCGTGCTCATGTTCTGCCTGATCCTGCAGATCGTCACCGGTATCGTGCTGGTGATGCATTACGTCCCCCATGTGGACATGGCCTTCGCGTCCGTCGAGCACATCATGCGCAACGTGAACGGCGGCCACATGCTGCGTTACCTGCACATGAACGGCGCATCGCTGTTCTTCGTGGCGGTCTACCTTCACATCTTCCGGAACCTCTATTACGGCTCCTACAAGGCGCCGCGGGAGATCACCTGGATCATCGGCATGCTGATCTACCTGCTGATGATGGCCACGGCCTTCATGGGCTACGTGCTGCCCTGGGGTCAGATGTCCTTCTGGGGTGCCACGGTGATCACCGGCCTGTTCGGCGCCATCCCCTTCGTGGGCGATGCGCTGCAGACCTGGCTGCTGGGCGGACCGGCGGTGGACAATGCCACGCTGACCCGCTTCTTCTCGCTGCACTACCTGCTGCCGTTCGTGATCCTGGGCCTTTCGATCGTGCACGTCTGGGCCTTCCACACCACGGGCAACAACAACCCGACCGGTGTCGAAGTGCGCCGCACCTCGAAGGAAGAAGCTGAGCGTGACACCCTGCCGTTCTGGCCCTACTTCGTGATCAAGGACCTGTTCGCGCTGGCCGTGATCATGGTGGTGTTCTTCGCCGTGGTCGGCTTCATGCCGAACTACCTCGGCCACCCGGACAACTACATCGAGGCAAACCCGCTGGTGACGCCGTCGCACATCGTGCCTGAATGGTACTTCCTGCCGTTCTACGCGATCCTGCGCGCCTTCACCCCGGATGTCTGGGTAGTGATGTTCGCAAGCTGGATCACCGGCGGGATCATCGACGCGGCATTCTTCGGCGTGCTGGCCATGTTCGGCGCGATTGCCGTGATGGCGTTGGCACCGTGGCTCGACACCTCCTCGGTGCGTTCGGGCCGCTATCGTCCGATGTTCAAGTGGTGGTTCTGGCTGTTCATCGTGAACTTCGTGGTGCTTACCTGGGTTGGTGCGATGCCGGCCGAGGGGATCTATCCGATCATCGCGCTGATCGGGTCGGCCTACTGGTTCGCCTACTTCCTGGTGATCCTGCCGCTCCTGGGCGTGATCGAGAAGCCCACGGCGCCGCCCGCAACCATCGAAGACGACTTCAAAGCCCATTATGGCAAGGCGGATTCCGCCGACGGTTCGGCCGCTGCGCCGACACCGGCCGAATAA
- the petA gene encoding ubiquinol-cytochrome c reductase iron-sulfur subunit, producing MSHAEDQTGTRRDFLYYATAGAGAVTAGAAIWPLVNQMNPSADVQALSSILVDIGEVAEGTQISVMFLGKPVFIRRRTAAEIEDARSVSLDDLPDPVARNENNEGAPATDENRSYGENGEWLIMQGVCTHLGCVPLGDAGDFGGWFCPCHGSHYDTSGRIRRGPAPENLPVPLVEFIDETTIQLG from the coding sequence GTGTCCCACGCAGAGGATCAGACCGGCACACGCCGGGACTTTCTGTACTATGCTACGGCCGGCGCAGGTGCCGTCACCGCAGGCGCGGCCATCTGGCCGCTCGTGAACCAGATGAACCCTTCCGCCGACGTTCAGGCGCTGTCCTCGATCCTGGTCGATATCGGTGAGGTTGCCGAGGGGACGCAGATTTCCGTGATGTTCCTCGGCAAGCCGGTGTTCATCCGCCGCCGCACCGCGGCCGAGATCGAAGACGCCCGGTCCGTGTCGCTGGACGATCTGCCGGACCCCGTGGCCCGGAACGAAAACAACGAAGGCGCGCCGGCGACCGACGAGAACCGGTCCTACGGCGAAAATGGCGAATGGCTGATCATGCAGGGCGTGTGTACGCACCTGGGTTGCGTGCCGCTCGGCGATGCCGGTGACTTCGGCGGCTGGTTCTGCCCCTGCCACGGCTCGCATTACGACACCTCGGGCCGCATCCGTCGCGGGCCCGCCCCCGAGAACCTGCCCGTTCCGCTGGTAGAGTTTATCGACGAAACAACAATTCAACTCGGTTAA